In Nitratiruptor sp. YY09-18, a single window of DNA contains:
- a CDS encoding DegT/DnrJ/EryC1/StrS aminotransferase family protein, with protein sequence MKHIPLFSAQIGEEEQKQIDEAIQGADKEAELEDAFAEYIGTDYAIATSNETAALHLAMTAIDLKRGDKIICSVNDYPNVPEVVRHFDAEPIFVDINEDDFNIDLDTMEAILSKNKSKKLKGAIINHVAGQPTDLDRLYDIANHFGILIIENAAHAMGATYNGEKIGSLKADMTAFSFNPHRYHNIANGGMLTTFNEELDYRSRLLRQNAMIKKEWDDQGTLGYVYDVVDIGLEYEQSGIDAGFNIAQLQKNDERIARRKEIAAIYHKELANTPHITLPKELRDHTYSLFIIKIDKNRDSFARELYKRGIEVGLHYIPLHLLSYYKQKYSLRVNDYPKALRNFQQIMSIPIHADMSDDDVGYVIEQIKEVAQSRV encoded by the coding sequence ATGAAGCACATACCACTATTTTCTGCACAAATTGGTGAGGAAGAGCAAAAACAGATAGACGAAGCCATACAGGGTGCCGATAAAGAGGCCGAACTCGAAGATGCATTTGCAGAATATATCGGCACAGACTATGCAATTGCTACTAGCAATGAGACTGCTGCACTCCACCTAGCAATGACTGCAATAGACCTCAAGCGTGGCGATAAGATCATATGTAGTGTCAATGATTATCCAAATGTTCCAGAGGTGGTGCGCCACTTTGATGCTGAACCTATTTTTGTCGATATTAATGAAGATGATTTCAATATCGATCTTGATACAATGGAAGCGATTTTGAGTAAAAACAAGAGTAAAAAACTCAAAGGTGCAATTATCAATCATGTGGCAGGACAGCCAACAGATCTTGATAGACTCTACGACATTGCAAATCACTTTGGTATTTTGATCATCGAAAACGCTGCCCACGCGATGGGAGCGACATATAATGGCGAAAAGATTGGTTCACTCAAAGCAGATATGACAGCATTTAGTTTTAATCCACATAGATATCACAACATTGCTAATGGTGGAATGCTCACAACTTTCAATGAAGAACTTGATTACAGATCGAGACTTCTGCGCCAAAATGCTATGATAAAAAAAGAGTGGGATGATCAGGGAACTTTAGGGTATGTATACGATGTAGTAGATATCGGTCTAGAGTATGAACAAAGCGGCATTGATGCAGGATTTAACATAGCGCAGTTGCAAAAAAATGATGAGCGTATTGCAAGACGTAAAGAAATTGCTGCAATATATCACAAAGAGCTTGCCAATACACCGCATATTACACTGCCAAAAGAGTTAAGAGACCATACCTATTCGCTCTTTATCATCAAAATTGACAAAAACAGAGACTCCTTTGCAAGAGAGCTCTACAAAAGAGGCATCGAGGTAGGCCTGCACTACATTCCATTGCACCTACTTAGCTACTACAAGCAAAAGTATTCGCTCAGAGTCAATGACTATCCAAAAGCATTGCGCAATTTTCAGCAGATCATGTCGATTCCAATTCATGCAGACATGAGTGATGATGATGTAGGATATGTCATTGAACAGATCAAAGAGGTGGCTCAATCAAGAGTATAG
- a CDS encoding ferritin-like domain-containing protein, protein MEFFQSVITALQCVDPHQKIEQCSKIYKNFARYDFAMNAPVYAWKEPSFTAFCTVVDPQKVPRRKRFDTKEGRAILLHAIAHIEYSAIDLALDAAQRFRNLPQKFYSDWIKVAYDECRHFLMIERLLHELGYRYGDFPVHSGLYDAAKATPTLIGRMSVVPRYLEANGLDANPKIIQKLAPFKDPFAQKIREALNIILQEEIDHVKRGDYWFRWACKVDGIDDLIAEYMKQVERVYPGTLHSKKDLNIAARKAAGFVCEEIELLAKDKISCK, encoded by the coding sequence ATGGAATTTTTTCAATCAGTTATCACGGCACTTCAGTGTGTTGATCCGCATCAAAAGATAGAGCAGTGTAGCAAAATTTATAAAAATTTCGCAAGATATGATTTTGCAATGAATGCTCCTGTGTATGCATGGAAGGAGCCTTCATTTACAGCCTTTTGCACAGTAGTAGATCCGCAGAAGGTTCCAAGGCGCAAGCGATTTGATACGAAAGAGGGTAGAGCAATACTGCTGCATGCAATTGCTCATATTGAGTATAGTGCTATCGATTTGGCTCTTGATGCAGCACAAAGATTTCGCAATCTTCCTCAAAAGTTCTATAGTGACTGGATCAAAGTAGCCTATGATGAGTGCCGGCATTTTCTCATGATTGAGAGGCTTTTGCATGAGCTTGGATACAGATATGGAGATTTTCCAGTCCATAGCGGGCTCTATGATGCAGCAAAAGCTACGCCAACGCTCATTGGCCGCATGAGTGTGGTTCCGAGATATCTGGAGGCAAATGGATTGGATGCAAATCCAAAAATCATCCAAAAACTGGCTCCTTTCAAAGATCCTTTTGCACAAAAGATCCGTGAAGCACTCAATATCATTTTGCAAGAAGAGATCGATCATGTCAAACGAGGGGATTACTGGTTTCGTTGGGCTTGTAAAGTTGATGGAATTGATGACTTGATAGCTGAATATATGAAGCAGGTGGAGCGAGTCTATCCAGGAACGCTTCACTCAAAAAAGGATCTCAATATTGCTGCGAGGAAGGCTGCAGGCTTTGTCTGTGAAGAGATAGAGCTCCTTGCAAAGGATAAAATTTCTTGTAAATAA
- a CDS encoding MBL fold metallo-hydrolase, with the protein MQIQYQPMGQYQTNCYIVSIDGKDFIVDPGVGATQWVLSHVKNPVAILNTHGHFDHVWSNAELKEQLDIPIVINKEDSFMLQSDQFGIQVPKCTPDIKVSGDEEIEIDGVKLKFLHFPGHTPGCSVIDFGDFWCSGDFIFRGSIGRVDFPYSDPEAMRKSLERFKSLPYDKPVYPGHGEPTTIADEQRFVDYWLRAI; encoded by the coding sequence TTGCAAATACAATACCAACCAATGGGACAGTATCAAACTAATTGCTATATTGTATCAATTGATGGCAAGGATTTCATAGTAGACCCCGGAGTCGGGGCTACCCAATGGGTACTTTCTCACGTCAAAAATCCTGTGGCAATTCTCAATACACATGGTCATTTTGATCATGTCTGGAGCAATGCCGAGCTCAAAGAGCAGCTCGATATTCCCATCGTCATCAACAAAGAGGATAGCTTCATGCTTCAAAGTGACCAATTTGGCATACAGGTGCCAAAATGCACTCCTGATATTAAAGTGAGTGGTGATGAGGAGATTGAAATAGATGGAGTCAAGCTAAAGTTTTTGCATTTTCCAGGTCACACTCCAGGATGTAGCGTGATCGATTTTGGGGATTTTTGGTGTAGTGGAGACTTTATTTTTCGTGGAAGCATCGGGAGGGTAGATTTTCCGTACTCCGATCCAGAAGCAATGCGCAAAAGTCTTGAAAGATTTAAATCACTTCCCTATGATAAACCGGTCTATCCAGGGCATGGAGAGCCCACAACTATTGCAGATGAGCAAAGGTTTGTCGATTACTGGCTACGCGCTATCTGA
- a CDS encoding hotdog domain-containing protein, which translates to MKSSTKKSFAMLKTHLKIDRELCGEIVELKPGYAKVVQKTSPKMAADEEGLVHGGFTFGAADFVAMVAVNEPNVVLIAAEVKFKAPVKVGDEVVYEAKVLESEYPKAQVEVRAFVGEVEVMQGVFKTYVTLKHVFAVR; encoded by the coding sequence ATGAAGAGCTCTACAAAAAAGAGTTTTGCGATGCTTAAAACCCATCTCAAAATCGATAGAGAGCTTTGTGGGGAAATAGTGGAGCTCAAGCCCGGCTATGCGAAAGTTGTGCAAAAAACAAGCCCCAAAATGGCAGCTGATGAGGAGGGCCTCGTGCATGGAGGCTTTACTTTCGGAGCTGCAGATTTTGTAGCTATGGTAGCTGTGAATGAGCCAAATGTAGTGCTCATTGCAGCTGAGGTGAAGTTCAAAGCTCCTGTAAAAGTGGGAGATGAGGTAGTCTATGAAGCAAAAGTGCTCGAGAGTGAATATCCAAAAGCGCAAGTGGAAGTACGCGCTTTTGTAGGTGAAGTTGAGGTGATGCAAGGGGTTTTTAAAACCTATGTAACCCTAAAACATGTATTTGCAGTCAGATAG
- a CDS encoding arsenate reductase family protein produces MIKVYGIKTCGSVKKALKLLNECGVEYEFVDFKKEPVGCDKIDSWLKKVSIDKLFNTKGTKYRQLKLKELNLDENGKREWLCKENLLIKRPVIELDNGEVIVGFDEELYKKEFCDA; encoded by the coding sequence ATGATAAAAGTGTATGGTATCAAAACTTGTGGAAGTGTCAAAAAGGCGTTGAAGCTATTAAATGAGTGCGGAGTGGAGTATGAGTTTGTCGATTTTAAAAAAGAGCCTGTAGGATGTGACAAGATTGATAGTTGGCTCAAAAAAGTCTCCATTGATAAACTCTTCAATACAAAAGGAACAAAGTATCGCCAGTTAAAACTCAAAGAGCTCAACCTCGATGAGAATGGGAAACGAGAGTGGCTTTGCAAAGAGAATCTTCTTATCAAAAGACCTGTAATAGAGCTAGATAATGGTGAAGTGATTGTAGGATTTGATGAAGAGCTCTACAAAAAAGAGTTTTGCGATGCTTAA
- the cmoB gene encoding tRNA 5-methoxyuridine(34)/uridine 5-oxyacetic acid(34) synthase CmoB, translating to MDIEKIKEERKRWLEWKNIAPLRVMLHELPEVEAKICLGDIIKIEADVDENIQKKVQNIAWAMRPWRKGPFEVIGTFIDSEWKSFIKYNLLEPYFNLADKDVADVGCNNGYYMLRMLTHKPRSLTGFDPSPLFKTQFDFINHFVKSDIVYELLGVEHLPYYGKKFDTIFCLGVIYHRSDPIAMLKGIKKALKEGGELFLDSFYIEGDEPVALCPATTYSKIPNVHFVPTIKALQNWCEKAGLYDFEVLATKPTTFEEQRKTDWILGESLENFLDPQDLSKTVEGYPAPKRVYIRVKNRKEKR from the coding sequence ATGGATATAGAAAAGATAAAAGAGGAGCGAAAAAGGTGGCTAGAGTGGAAAAATATCGCTCCTTTAAGAGTAATGTTGCATGAGTTGCCTGAAGTTGAAGCCAAAATTTGTTTAGGCGATATTATCAAAATCGAAGCTGATGTGGATGAAAATATACAAAAAAAAGTGCAAAACATTGCCTGGGCGATGCGACCATGGCGTAAGGGGCCTTTTGAGGTTATAGGCACATTTATCGATAGTGAATGGAAGAGCTTCATCAAATACAATCTCTTAGAACCTTATTTTAATCTAGCAGATAAAGATGTCGCAGACGTGGGATGCAATAACGGTTATTATATGCTGCGCATGCTCACACACAAGCCCCGTTCTTTAACAGGTTTTGATCCATCGCCTCTTTTTAAGACGCAATTTGATTTTATCAATCATTTTGTAAAAAGTGATATAGTATATGAACTTTTGGGAGTAGAGCATCTTCCATATTATGGCAAAAAGTTTGATACAATCTTTTGCCTTGGTGTTATCTATCATCGTAGCGATCCTATCGCAATGCTCAAAGGTATAAAAAAAGCGCTCAAAGAGGGTGGAGAGCTCTTTTTGGATAGTTTCTATATCGAAGGAGATGAGCCAGTGGCTTTGTGTCCTGCAACTACTTATTCTAAAATTCCAAATGTCCACTTTGTCCCAACAATTAAAGCGTTGCAAAACTGGTGCGAAAAGGCAGGACTATATGATTTTGAAGTTTTGGCTACAAAGCCAACCACATTTGAAGAGCAAAGAAAAACTGATTGGATTTTGGGAGAGAGTTTGGAAAACTTTCTCGATCCCCAAGATCTGAGTAAAACTGTTGAGGGCTATCCAGCTCCAAAACGAGTCTATATACGTGTAAAAAATAGAAAGGAGAAGAGATGA
- a CDS encoding cation diffusion facilitator family transporter, translated as MTLQKKATVVASIVATILVIIKLIVGILSGSAAVLASAIDSILDIAVSMFNYFAISKAEKAPTEKFNYGLGKIEALAAVIEGTIITISGLFILYKGIHNIITKEKIAYLDASIVVMIISIVLTGFLVTFLNYVAKKTNNMVVKSDALHYKTDLFSNAAVLLSLAVIYFTNWHWIDGVFGIAIAIYIIKEAYELIKEGTLMLLDVSLEDETVEKIKKVITSQPEVTNYHYLKTRRSGDTNFVDVHVVFTPEISLLDAHAVSDRIEDAIKKLDPNSKWHITIHLDPYDDLPHED; from the coding sequence ATGACCCTGCAAAAGAAAGCGACGGTAGTAGCAAGTATTGTAGCGACTATTCTTGTCATTATCAAACTTATTGTGGGGATATTGAGTGGATCAGCTGCTGTTCTTGCAAGTGCTATAGACTCAATACTTGATATTGCAGTCTCGATGTTTAACTATTTTGCAATTTCAAAAGCTGAAAAAGCACCAACAGAGAAATTTAACTACGGTCTAGGAAAAATTGAAGCACTTGCTGCAGTAATAGAGGGGACTATTATTACCATTTCTGGTCTTTTTATCCTCTACAAAGGTATCCACAACATCATTACAAAGGAAAAAATTGCATATCTTGATGCATCGATAGTAGTAATGATCATATCGATAGTTCTAACAGGATTTTTGGTAACTTTTCTCAATTATGTAGCGAAAAAGACAAACAATATGGTTGTTAAATCTGATGCACTTCACTATAAAACCGACCTCTTTAGCAATGCTGCTGTACTTCTTTCTTTGGCTGTTATTTATTTTACAAATTGGCACTGGATAGATGGTGTCTTTGGTATAGCTATTGCGATCTACATCATCAAAGAGGCGTATGAGCTAATCAAAGAGGGAACTTTGATGCTTTTGGATGTTTCGCTTGAAGATGAAACTGTAGAAAAAATTAAAAAAGTTATAACTTCACAACCAGAGGTAACCAATTACCACTATCTTAAAACTCGCAGAAGCGGAGACACAAATTTTGTAGATGTGCATGTAGTCTTTACTCCAGAGATTTCGCTTCTCGATGCGCATGCAGTATCAGATAGGATCGAAGATGCTATCAAGAAGTTAGATCCTAACTCAAAATGGCATATCACTATCCATCTTGATCCGTATGATGACTTACCACACGAGGATTAA
- the rny gene encoding ribonuclease Y has translation MWVELLVGSSAAIISGAAGYFAAKKIEKDKFRIYEEQAKAKAKAIEHEAQIVLKNAQVKVKESELALKKDFENKLEELKKEYDDRFSELMEKEMSLKQMFKDELKHITLEKQELKEEREKINALREEYERLKAEYQEKYNEVMEALQLQAGLTAQEARELILQKVEEESRTEIANIVRKYEEEAKREAKRRANYIIAQATTRFAGEFAAERLINTVNIPSDDIKGRIIGKEGRNIKTLEMLLGVDIIIDDTPNAIILSSFNLYRRAIATKVIERLVEDGRIQPARIEEIYEKVKEEFDQQLLEEGEEIVLELGIGQMHPELIKLIGRLKFRASYGQNALGHSLEVAHLAGIMAAEMGGDEVLAKRAGLLHDIGKALTHEYSGSHVDLGADVCRRYKEPDVVINAIYAHHGHEEPRSIEAAAVCTADTLSAARPGARREVLEAFLKRVQAIEEIALSKPGVKKAYAINAGREVRVIVNAELVTDNEAVLLAKEIAKDIEGQVQYPGEIKVNVIREQRAIEFAR, from the coding sequence ATGTGGGTAGAATTATTGGTAGGAAGCTCTGCCGCCATTATAAGTGGCGCTGCAGGGTATTTCGCAGCAAAAAAGATAGAAAAAGATAAATTCCGCATCTATGAAGAGCAGGCAAAAGCAAAAGCAAAAGCGATAGAGCATGAAGCACAAATAGTGCTCAAAAATGCTCAAGTAAAAGTCAAAGAGAGTGAACTAGCTCTCAAAAAAGACTTCGAAAATAAGCTTGAAGAGCTTAAAAAAGAGTATGATGACCGTTTTAGTGAATTGATGGAAAAAGAGATGTCTTTGAAACAGATGTTCAAAGACGAACTCAAGCACATTACTCTTGAAAAGCAGGAATTAAAAGAAGAGAGAGAAAAGATCAATGCACTTCGCGAGGAGTATGAGCGCCTCAAGGCTGAATATCAAGAGAAATACAACGAAGTTATGGAAGCATTGCAACTACAAGCTGGCCTCACAGCCCAAGAAGCAAGAGAGCTTATCTTGCAAAAGGTTGAGGAGGAGTCTCGCACAGAGATCGCCAATATTGTGCGCAAATATGAAGAGGAGGCCAAGAGAGAAGCAAAAAGACGAGCTAATTATATCATTGCCCAGGCGACTACACGTTTTGCGGGGGAGTTTGCAGCTGAGCGCCTCATAAATACTGTCAATATTCCAAGTGATGATATAAAAGGGCGCATCATCGGAAAAGAGGGTCGCAATATCAAGACTCTCGAGATGCTTTTGGGCGTGGATATCATCATCGACGATACTCCAAATGCCATTATTTTGAGTTCTTTTAACCTCTATCGCAGAGCAATTGCCACAAAAGTGATCGAAAGACTCGTAGAGGATGGCCGCATTCAGCCAGCACGCATAGAAGAGATTTATGAGAAGGTCAAGGAGGAGTTTGACCAACAGCTCTTAGAAGAGGGTGAAGAGATTGTGCTTGAACTTGGAATTGGGCAGATGCACCCTGAGCTCATCAAGCTCATAGGACGTCTCAAATTCCGTGCAAGTTATGGGCAAAATGCCCTCGGCCACTCTCTTGAGGTTGCACATTTGGCTGGCATCATGGCTGCTGAGATGGGTGGCGATGAGGTTCTAGCTAAACGGGCAGGTCTTTTGCACGATATCGGTAAAGCGCTTACTCATGAGTACAGTGGAAGCCACGTGGATCTTGGAGCAGATGTGTGTAGACGCTACAAAGAGCCTGATGTTGTTATCAATGCTATCTATGCACATCATGGCCATGAGGAGCCACGAAGTATCGAAGCTGCTGCAGTGTGTACTGCAGATACTCTCAGCGCTGCGAGACCTGGTGCAAGACGCGAAGTCCTTGAGGCATTCCTCAAGCGTGTCCAGGCAATCGAAGAGATAGCTCTGAGCAAACCGGGCGTGAAAAAAGCATATGCTATCAATGCTGGACGTGAAGTGCGTGTCATTGTCAACGCTGAGCTTGTGACTGATAATGAAGCAGTACTTTTAGCTAAAGAGATAGCAAAAGATATTGAGGGCCAGGTACAGTATCCAGGTGAGATCAAAGTCAATGTTATTAGGGAGCAGCGCGCAATTGAGTTTGCGCGTTAA
- a CDS encoding 5-formyltetrahydrofolate cyclo-ligase — protein sequence MRQKCKKLLLQSGARSYDRSKINQILKKLIALSKARNILLYIPMEHEVDISALFKTLRRKVNLFVPFMQGQSFKVVKYRLPLQQKRFGIKEPKNSRFQRNIDLAIVPVIGVDGNFRRVGFGKGMYDRYFATVPKRPLTVFVQQKACITNKQVTDRYDVLGDLLITPQKIIIRGDSDVGRIIGRKLCRHYKWRCRVFRSKKDRKR from the coding sequence TTGAGACAAAAATGCAAAAAACTGCTCTTGCAAAGTGGAGCAAGATCGTATGATCGCTCAAAAATAAATCAGATATTAAAGAAGTTGATTGCACTCTCAAAGGCACGTAATATTTTACTCTATATTCCAATGGAGCATGAAGTAGATATAAGTGCGCTTTTTAAAACTCTGCGGCGTAAAGTAAACTTATTTGTCCCCTTTATGCAAGGGCAAAGTTTCAAGGTGGTAAAATATCGATTACCGTTGCAGCAAAAAAGATTTGGTATAAAAGAACCAAAAAATTCAAGATTTCAACGTAATATAGATTTGGCTATTGTTCCCGTTATCGGGGTAGACGGGAATTTTAGAAGAGTTGGCTTTGGTAAAGGTATGTATGATAGATATTTTGCCACTGTGCCAAAGAGGCCTCTAACTGTTTTTGTACAGCAAAAAGCGTGCATAACAAACAAACAGGTTACCGATAGATACGATGTTTTAGGCGATTTGTTGATTACCCCGCAAAAAATAATAATACGAGGGGATAGTGATGTGGGTAGAATTATTGGTAGGAAGCTCTGCCGCCATTATAAGTGGCGCTGCAGGGTATTTCGCAGCAAAAAAGATAGAAAAAGATAA
- a CDS encoding TlpA disulfide reductase family protein — protein sequence MKIFIPFLLAIFIITGCQKKEHEEHTKTQQAKQESVQKPKPKPLRSTFTLRDTNSTIALKIKNNAIKIPNSKKVVALLFFTTWCPSCKAEIPELEAAAKKFKNMQIIGILLDHTNDIDKFKKDEKIDFFVSTNIKENQELAKRLYPMVQAPATMPIPLTIIFVDGKYFVHYLGAAPYEMIVADMQRVEGE from the coding sequence TTGAAAATTTTCATACCCTTTCTTCTTGCCATTTTTATTATAACAGGATGCCAGAAAAAAGAGCACGAAGAGCATACAAAAACGCAACAAGCAAAGCAAGAGAGTGTGCAAAAGCCAAAACCTAAACCTCTACGCTCTACATTTACTCTTCGCGATACAAACAGTACAATTGCACTGAAGATCAAAAACAACGCGATTAAGATACCAAATAGCAAAAAAGTCGTAGCACTTCTTTTCTTTACTACATGGTGTCCATCGTGTAAAGCTGAGATCCCTGAGCTTGAAGCTGCAGCCAAAAAGTTTAAAAATATGCAAATAATCGGAATACTGCTTGATCATACGAACGATATAGATAAGTTTAAAAAGGATGAGAAGATAGACTTTTTTGTCTCTACCAATATCAAAGAAAACCAAGAACTTGCTAAACGGCTCTATCCAATGGTACAAGCTCCTGCAACTATGCCAATTCCCTTGACAATAATCTTTGTTGATGGTAAATATTTCGTACACTATCTAGGAGCAGCTCCTTATGAGATGATAGTTGCAGATATGCAAAGAGTTGAAGGAGAGTGA
- the ftsY gene encoding signal recognition particle-docking protein FtsY: MFGFIKKALKKTVQNIEENVEKKEYATPEEIEDVLLEADVEYDLVEKIVNSLPSKVNRVALKNELLFLFKPATTKEIDVKPFVELIIGVNGAGKTTTIAKLAYRYLQEGRSVILGAGDTFRAAAIEQLSRWAQKLGVPIVASKQGHDPSAVAYDTIAKARAKNIDNVLIDTAGRLHTQSNLAQELKKIVRVCDKAMLGAPHRKLLVIDGTQGNSAINQAEAFNEMVGVDGIIVTKLDGTAKGGALLSISNKLQLPILYVGVGEKMEDLVPFDPNEYVDTILDAIFA; the protein is encoded by the coding sequence ATGTTTGGATTTATAAAAAAAGCGCTTAAAAAAACTGTCCAAAATATAGAAGAGAATGTAGAAAAAAAAGAGTATGCAACACCTGAGGAGATAGAGGATGTCCTTCTTGAAGCTGATGTGGAATATGACCTTGTTGAGAAAATCGTCAACTCTCTCCCATCTAAAGTCAATCGTGTAGCATTAAAAAATGAGCTCCTCTTTCTCTTTAAACCAGCCACAACAAAAGAGATCGATGTCAAGCCTTTTGTAGAGCTCATCATCGGCGTCAATGGAGCAGGCAAGACTACAACTATAGCAAAACTCGCCTATCGCTACTTACAGGAAGGTCGTAGCGTGATTTTAGGTGCAGGAGATACCTTTCGCGCTGCAGCGATCGAGCAGCTCTCACGCTGGGCCCAAAAACTTGGAGTCCCAATAGTAGCTAGCAAACAGGGGCACGATCCAAGTGCAGTAGCATATGATACTATCGCCAAAGCAAGAGCAAAAAATATCGATAATGTCCTCATCGATACTGCAGGACGCCTCCATACCCAGTCAAATCTTGCACAAGAGCTCAAAAAGATCGTGCGTGTATGTGACAAAGCGATGCTAGGAGCACCACATCGCAAACTCCTCGTCATCGATGGAACCCAGGGAAACTCTGCCATCAATCAAGCTGAGGCTTTCAATGAGATGGTGGGAGTAGATGGCATTATTGTGACAAAACTTGATGGGACGGCAAAAGGTGGGGCACTCTTGAGTATCTCAAATAAGCTCCAACTGCCGATCTTGTATGTAGGAGTTGGGGAGAAGATGGAAGATCTTGTTCCCTTTGATCCAAATGAGTATGTGGATACGATTTTAGATGCAATTTTTGCATAG
- the radA gene encoding DNA repair protein RadA: protein MAKKKTLFECQACGYQSSKWMGKCTNCGAWDSFIELTKEQIEATKELAKASPSQVKAITDIGEDRVERVSTHIDELDLVLGGGLVTGSLVLVGGSPGVGKSTLLLKVCANLAKDGKKVLYVSAEESSGQIKLRANRIEANHPNLYLMNELILENIIAHVQSEQYDLLVIDSIQTIYSNEIPSAPGSVSQVRAVTFELMRLAKAQKLPIFIIGHITKEGAIAGPRVLEHMVDTVLYFEGDSSKELRLLRGFKNRFGSISEVGIFEMTKKGLVSAKNIAKRFFDRKHTTAGSAATVVMEGSRPIILEVQALVAESGYPTPKRSATGFDASRLTMLLALLEKKLELPFNQYDVFVNIAGGIKIGETAADLAVIAAILSSFRNRPLSAETLFLGEVGLTGDIRDVMMLDQRLKEAASQGFTKAIVPSKPLQKIPLKTFVVDSVEKIIDWM, encoded by the coding sequence ATGGCAAAGAAAAAGACTCTTTTTGAGTGCCAGGCATGTGGCTACCAAAGTAGCAAATGGATGGGAAAATGCACCAACTGTGGTGCATGGGATAGCTTCATAGAACTCACAAAAGAGCAGATCGAAGCTACGAAAGAGTTAGCTAAAGCCTCTCCATCCCAGGTAAAAGCCATCACAGATATTGGTGAGGATAGGGTTGAGCGCGTCTCCACACATATTGATGAGCTTGATCTTGTGCTTGGTGGTGGTCTCGTCACAGGCTCACTAGTACTTGTTGGAGGAAGCCCAGGAGTTGGGAAGTCTACACTACTTCTTAAAGTCTGTGCAAACTTAGCAAAAGATGGAAAAAAAGTGCTCTATGTGAGTGCAGAGGAGTCATCAGGTCAGATCAAACTACGCGCCAATCGCATAGAGGCAAACCATCCAAATCTCTACCTCATGAATGAACTAATATTAGAAAACATCATCGCACATGTGCAAAGCGAGCAGTATGATCTTTTGGTCATAGACTCCATTCAGACAATCTACTCCAATGAAATTCCTTCAGCCCCTGGTTCAGTCAGTCAAGTAAGAGCCGTAACTTTTGAGCTTATGCGTTTAGCAAAAGCTCAAAAACTGCCAATCTTTATCATAGGCCATATCACCAAAGAGGGTGCCATTGCAGGACCTAGGGTACTTGAGCACATGGTAGATACTGTACTCTACTTTGAGGGTGATAGCTCCAAAGAACTACGCCTTTTACGAGGATTTAAAAACCGCTTTGGTAGTATTAGTGAAGTAGGGATCTTTGAGATGACTAAAAAGGGGCTGGTGAGCGCCAAAAACATTGCTAAGCGTTTCTTTGATCGTAAGCATACAACTGCAGGCTCTGCTGCTACTGTTGTGATGGAGGGTTCAAGACCTATAATTTTGGAGGTGCAAGCATTAGTTGCTGAGAGTGGCTACCCTACTCCAAAGCGGAGTGCTACAGGATTTGATGCTTCAAGGCTCACGATGCTTTTGGCACTGTTAGAAAAAAAGTTAGAGCTCCCATTCAATCAGTATGATGTCTTTGTCAATATCGCAGGAGGTATCAAAATAGGTGAAACTGCAGCCGACTTAGCAGTCATTGCAGCAATTCTCAGTAGTTTTCGCAATAGGCCGCTGAGCGCAGAAACGCTCTTTTTGGGTGAAGTGGGACTCACTGGTGATATTCGTGATGTGATGATGCTTGATCAGCGTCTCAAAGAGGCTGCCTCGCAAGGGTTTACAAAAGCAATTGTGCCTTCAAAACCTTTGCAAAAAATTCCTCTCAAAACATTTGTAGTTGATAGCGTCGAAAAAATTATAGACTGGATGTAA